The proteins below come from a single Aegilops tauschii subsp. strangulata cultivar AL8/78 chromosome 6, Aet v6.0, whole genome shotgun sequence genomic window:
- the LOC141025455 gene encoding protein FAR1-RELATED SEQUENCE 5-like, translating to MCNFYRTNVVPSWMPQIGMKFNSTKEAWNFWTCYGGHIGFDVRINYENKSKLDGVITSARYVCSNEGYRRKDKRDNNTKRPRAETWTGCNVRMGITIDRETGNYEVHELVVEHNHVLQLPGTSHLMPSQRKISALQAFEIETADDSGIVPRKAHELASRQVGGPLNLGYTCRDRKNHLRTRRQRDLMYGEAGSMLKYFRDKKNENPAFEYDMQLDCDENIANIFWADARMIIDYAHFGDVVTFDTTFGTNKEYRPFGVFVGFNHFREMVIFGAALLYDETFESFKWLFNTFLSVHNKKQPRTIFTDQDVAMGNAIRAVFMEAWHGLCTFHIMQNAIRHLPHKKKDKEGLNVLADFSACMYKYEEEEAFEEAFNAIRSNVETQTWLDSIYKVKEKWARCYMRNAYTIGMRSTQLSESLNSDLKDHLKSGLDILRFFKHVERVVQGKRDNEVNEEYESRKKLPRVRMRTPMVIQASKVYTPCIFEDFQNEYERSISAYIKPSIEHNAYTVAIASLDPEFPYEEECKVLVNYEEQKVFCNCGQFERVGILCSHALKALDVMNIKYLPGHYILKRWTREARSGTIENSHGNIVLEDPRSEDRQQLKFFMHEFLGIASQAVTSEECIKLVDDALKILRKQVEEKTRTTTCRTEDISKEPEDCLKDASLKKKEIPKKNSRRKKTWLDNQHPNKKKKETTKAVPKKSNSFCKSLAPI from the coding sequence ATGTGTAATTTTTATAGGACAAATGTGGTTCCTAGTTGGATGCCTCAGATTGGTATGAAATTTAATTCCACAAAAGAGGCTTGGAACTTTTGGACATGTTATGGAGGTCATATTGGTTTTGATGTAAGGATAAATTATGAAAACAAGAGCAAACTCGATGGAGTAATCACTTCAGCAAGATATGTTTGTTCCAATGAGGGCTACAGAAGAAAAGACAAAAGGGATAATAATACAAAGCGTCCTCGTGCAGAAACATGGACCGGCTGCAATGTTCGAATGGGAATCACTATAGACCGAGAAACAGGAAACTATGAGGTGCATGAGTTAGTTGTTGAACACAACCATGTGTTGCAATTACCTGGGACAAGCCACTTGATGCCATCACAGAGGAAAATTTCGGCCTTGCAAGCATTTGAAATTGAAACAGCAGATGATTCAGGAATTGTACCTAGAAAAGCCCATGAGTTAGCAAGTCGACAAGTTGGTGGTCCACTGAACCTTGGCTACACATGTCGTGATCGCAAGAACCACTTGCGAACCAGACGTCAAAGAGACTTGATGTATGGTGAAGCTGGAAGTATGCTCAAGTATTTTAGAGATAAAAAGAATGAGAATCCTGCATTTGAATATGACATGCAACTAGATTGTGATGAAAATATAGCAAATATCTTTTGGGCTGATGCAAGGATGATCATTGACTATGCTCATTTCGGTGATGTTGTTACCTTCGATACAACATTTGGGACAAACAAAGAGTACAGACCCTTCGGTGTGTTTGTTGGCTTCAACCATTTTAGAGAAATGGTCATTTTTGGTGCTGCACTTTTATATGATGAGACATTTGAATCATTCAAATGGTTGTTCAACACGTTCCTATCAGTGCATAACAAAAAGCAACCTAGAACAATATTTACTGATCAAGATGTAGCAATGGGTAATGCAATTCGGGCAGTATTTATGGAAGCATGGCATGGGTTGTGCACTTTTCACATAATGCAAAATGCCATCAGACACTTACCTCATAAGAAAAAAGACAAGGAAGGACTAAATGTACTTGCTGATTTCAGTGCTTGCATGTACAAGTATGAGGAAGAGGAAGCCTTTGAAGAAGCTTTCAATGCCATAAGAAGCAATGTGGAAACACAAACTTGGTTGGACAGCATCTACAAAGTAAAAGAGAAATGGGCAAGATGTTACATGAGGAATGCTTACACTATAGGCATGAGAAGCACACAATTAAGTGAGAGCTTGAACAGTGACTTGAAAGACCATCTAAAGTCTGGTCTTGACATCCTTCGGTTTTTCAAGCACGTAGAGAGGGTTGTGCAAGGAAAAAGAGATAACGAGGTAAATGAGGAATACGAGTCTAGGAAAAAATTACCTAGAGTCAGAATGAGGACTCCTATGGTAATACAAGCTAGCAAAGTTTACACACCATGCATATTTGAAGATTTTCAGAATGAATATGAAAGATCCATCTCAGCATACATCAAGCCATCGATAGAACACAATGCATATACTGTTGCAATTGCAAGTCTTGACCCAGAATTCCCATATGAAGAAGAGTGCAAAGTACTAGTTAATTATGAAGAGCAAAAAGTTTTCTGCAATTGTGGCCAATTTGAAAGAGTTGGTATATTGTGTAGTCATGCTTTGAAAGCCCTTGATGTCATGAATATCAAGTATCTTCCAGGCCACTATATTTTGAAGCGATGGACTCGAGAAGCGCGAAGCGGCACTATTGAAAATAGCCATGGAAACATTGTTTTGGAAGATCCTAGATCAGAAGATAGACAACAGTTGAAGTTTTTCATGCACGAGTTTCTTGGCATAGCTTCACAAGCAGTAACATCAGAAGAGTGTATCAAACTAGTAGATGATGCTTTGAAGATTCTTAGGAAGCAAGTTGAAGAGAAAACTCGCACTACTACATGCAGAACTGAAGATATATCTAAAGAACCAGAGGATTGTTTAAAGGATGCTTCCCTAAAGAAAAAGGAAATTCCGAAGAAAAATTcaagaagaaagaaaacatgGCTTGACAACCAGCACCCCAATAAAAAGAAGAAGGAGACAACTAAAGCGGTACCCAAAAAATCAAACTCATTCTGTAAATCTCTTGCACCTATCTAA